One segment of Babesia bigemina genome assembly Bbig001, chromosome : II DNA contains the following:
- a CDS encoding cytochrome c/c1 heme lyase, putative translates to MDRKEACSGLATGDVGSHSCPLDVNEANMMPVLPNRALEDAARGLDRTREQSSIPRADTGEKWTYPSPMQFYNALALKRKTSPDEAAYMREAVMAHNNVNERTWEKVLEWEKMHSSTCPNPQLRRFVGKYGHNSPRSLMHRYIWRMGEPFDRHDWFVNRCGREVRYIIDYYDDPRAQDDVQVYIDARPALDSFGAIMDRIKGLFRRA, encoded by the exons ATGGATCGCAAAGAAGCCTGTAGCGGGTTGGCTACGGGGGATGTAGGCAGCCATTCATGCCCGCTGGATGTCAACGAAGCGAACATGATGCCGGTGCTGCCGAACCGTGCTCTAGAAGACGCCGCTAGAGGACTGGACAGGACCCGTGAACAGTCGTCGATACCACGTGCGGATACTGGAGAAA AGTGGACGTACCCCTCGCCCATGCAGTTTTACAACGCTCTGGCGCTGAAGCGTAAGACGTCCCCCGACGAAGCGGCGTACATGCGGGAAGCCGTGATGGCGCACAACAATGTCAACGAGAGGACCTGGGAGAAAGTCCTGGAGTGGGAGAAAATGCATTCCAG CACATGCCCCAATCCGCAGCTGCGTCGTTTCGTCGGCAAGTACGGCCACAACTCGCCGAGGTCGTTAATGCATCGCTACATTTGGAG GATGGGTGAGCCATTCGACCGGCACGACTGGTTCGTCAACCGCTGCGGCCGAGAGGTGCGGTACATCATCGACTACTACGATGACCCACGCGCGCAAGACGACGTACAGGTTTACATTGACGCTCGTCCTGCGCTTGACAGTTTCGGCGCAATAATGGATCGCATCAAAGGGCTCTTCAGGCGCGCCTAG
- a CDS encoding PCI domain containing protein, putative: MDSTVSELLSVDSTFRDEPRLEDLSDLASKTLDIVESMLKNTATRDVEFLKTVLLELMLVEKRCRMARDGASNARICTFIIQLLYDIRDLPNVSYYLILLSRKRGQLKVAITAMVNLAKSWIVEIPDMESRVNLIDTLSHITLGKMYLETQRAEVAFTLARIKEESGDIAGAANDVHNVEVDTFGLLPKQDKVRYLLEQMRLHLLNKDYLRFYITSKKINESLLDAEEYSAHKLKYYEYMIQYHLHEGDYFEIAKAYHKRMDTSIKQGGAGWILDMECMLLFLLLSPISEDTVKYREDILATKEKNMKETPMLTALFKEFLSNNLIPFPLEEDIGSAVKAHAVFSDTNLPGGDVRLAALSDRVVQHNILVVSKYYTNVQLARLSELLNVDCAKLEEEISSMVHAKTVHAKIDRPAGIIRFGERKSTDAVLNGWSKDIAALIGLVDQCSRLVQKEKMIHEARLKQVELEKTYHQ; the protein is encoded by the exons ATGGATAGCACCGTCTCGGAATTGCTGTCGGTGGACTCGACGTTCAGGGACGAACCTCGTCTTGAGGACCTGTCGGACCTGGCCAGCAAGACGCTGGACATAGTGGAATCCATGCTTAAA AACACCGCTACCCGTGATGTTGAGTTCCTAAAGACAGTCCTGCTGGAGCTGATGCTGGTGGAGAAGCGCTGCCGCATGGCTCGTGATGGAGCGTCTAACGCCCGCATCTGTACCTTCATCATTCAGCTGCTTTACGACATTCGCGACCTGCCGAATGTGAGCTACTACCTGATTCTGCTGTCCCGCAAGCGCGGTCAGCTGAAGGTCGCCATCACGGCCATGGTGAACTTGGCCAAGAGTTGGATCGTCGAGATCCCAGACATGGAGTCCAGGGTGAACCTGATCGACACTCTGAGCCACATCACCTTGGGAAAG ATGTACCTGGAGACCCAGAGGGCAGAGGTGGCCTTCACCTTGGCTAGGATTAAGGAGGAGTCGGGCGACAttgccggcgccgctaACGACGTCCACAACGTGGAG GTCGACACCTTCGGTTTGCTGCCTAAGCAGGACAAGGTGCGCTATCTGTTGGAGCAGATGCGCTTGCACCTGCTGAACAAGGATTACCTGCGCTTTTACATCACGAGCAAGAAGATAAACGAAAGTCTGCTGGATGCCGAGGAGTACAGTGCTCACAAACTGAAGTACTATGAGTACATGATACAGTACCACCTGCATGAGGGTGACTACTTCGAGATCGCAAAGGCGTACCACAAGCGCATGGACACCTCCATTAAGCAGGGCGGCGCCGGCTGGATCCTG GACATGGAGTGCATGCTACTGTTTTTGCTATTATCGCCAATCTCTGAGGACACGGTGAAGTACCGTGAGGACATACTGGCGACCAAGGAAAAGAACATGAAGGAAACTCCGATGCTCACTGCGCTGTTCAAGGAGTTCCTTTCCAACAACCTGATCCCCTTCCCGCTGGAAGAAGATATCGGTAGCGCAGTCAAGGCACACGCTGTGTTTAGTGACACTAATCTCCCCGGTGGCGATGTGCGCTTGGCCGCGCTGTCCGACCGGGTTGTCCAGCACAACATCCTTGTCGTGAGCAAGTACTACACGAACGTGCAGCTTGCACGCCTGTCTGAGCTATTAAACGTGGACTGCGCG AAACTGGAGGAAGAAATCTCCTCGATGGTCCACGCGAAGACGGTCCATGCGAAGATCGACCGCCCTGCTGGAATCATTCGGTTCGGCGAGCGCAAAAGCACGGACGCGGTCCTTAATGGGTGGTCCAAAGATATCGCAGC GCTCATCGGTCTGGTGGACCAATGCTCGCGCTTAGTGCAGAAGGAGAAGATGATCCACGAAGCGCGGCTGAAACAGGTCGAACTCGAAAAAACCTACCACCAATAG
- a CDS encoding CRAL/TRIO domain containing protein, putative: protein MGKHNATDLLRLETNAEQTPEELQGLVSALNDEQRMRLEEIRSLYSMHISGNQQLFDDLFFVRFLRARKFDINKTSAMLNKYFSWRLEVNVDSIIRSDLTYIRDRVREFFPHGYHGVDRLGRPIYIERMGQGSCTKLLQHLTTEQLTRYYVQRYEYLTHVMMPAASLKLGKPVEQLLTIVDLRGFSLSQINTKLRAFLTAMSSVTQNYYPEMLGKLLFINASALFSALWQILSPLLDAKTLSKISVISSKTESRQLVFELVDHDQLPIFLGGTRPDEDWMTANFGPWDDPEILDELRRTRPHVPAELYDLKGL, encoded by the exons ATGGGAAAGCACAACGCCACCGACTTG CTCCGACTCGAAACTAATGCTGAACAGACGCCGGAGGAGCTGCAGGGGCTCGTCTCCGCTTTAAACGATGAGCAGCGCATGAGGCTGGAGGAGATTAGGAGCCTTTACTCCATGCACATCAGCGGCAACCAGCAGCTTTTCGATGACCTGTTTTTCGTCCG GTTTTTGCGCGCCCGCAAGTTCGACATCAATAAGACGAGCGCGATGCTCAACAAATACTTCAGCTGGCGTCTCGAGGTGAACGTGGACTCCATCATCCGG AGCGACCTCACCTACATCCGCGACCGTGTGCGTGAGTTCTTTCCGCACGGATACCACGGCGTGGACCGTCTCGGCAGGCCCATCTACATCGAGCGTATGGGCCAGGGCAGCTGCAcaaagctgctgcagcacttGACGACGGAACAGCTCACGCGATACTACGTCCAGCGCTACGAGTACCTGACGCACGTCATGATGCCGGCAGCGAGCCTCAAGCTGGGCAAGCCTGTGGAGCAGCTACTCACCATCGTGGACCTGCGCGGCTTCTCGCTATCGCAAATCAACACCAAGCTGCGGGCATTCCTCACCGCCATGTCGTCGGTGACGCAGAACTACTACCCCGAGATGCTCGGCAAGCTGCTCTTCATCAACGCCTCCGCGCTGTTCTCCGCGCTGTGGCAGATTTTGTctccgctgctggacgcgaAGACGCTCTCCAAGATCAGCGTCATCTCTTCTAAGACGGAGTCGCGCCAGCTGGTGTTCGAGCTGGTCGACCACGACCAGCTGCCGATTTTCCTGGGCGGCACCAGGCCGGACGAGGACTGGATGACCGCTAACTTCGGCCCGTGGGATGACCCGGAGATCCTCGACGAGCTCAGGCGGACCAGGCCGCACGTGCCTGCGGAATTGTACGACCTCAAGGGACTGTGA
- a CDS encoding translation initiation factor eIF-1A, putative, producing MPKNKGKGGKNRRRGKNDNEGEKRELVFKMEDQEYAQVLRMLGNGRLEAYCFDGNKRLCHIRGKMRKRVWVNAGDIILVSLRDYQDSKADVIAKYTPDEARSLKAYGELPESTKINETDLYDEEGDGGIDFQDVSSESEEEDGKADDKFDIDDL from the exons ATGCCGAAGAACAAGG GAAAGGGAGGCAAAAACCGCCGTCGTGGTAAGAACGACAATGAGGGCGAGAAGCGCGAGTTAGTCTTTAAGATGGAGGACCAGG AGTACGCCCAGGTGTTGCGTATGCTTGGAAACGGCCGCCTGGAAGCCTACTGTTTCGACGGTAACAAGCGTCTTTGCCACATTAG GGGCAAGATGCGTAAGAGGGTGTGGGTGAACGCCGGTGACATTATCCTGGTGTCCCTCCGCGACTACCAGGACAGCAAGGCTGACGTAATCGCAAAGTACACTCCCGACGAGGCTCGTTCGCTAAAGGCGTACGGCGAGCTGCCGGAGTCTACGAAGATCAACGAAACAGACTTGTACGACGAGGAGGGAGACGGTGGAATTGACTTCCAGGACGTCTCGTCTGAGTCCGAGGAGGAAGACGGCAAGGCCGACGACAAGTTCGACATTGACGATCTCTGA
- a CDS encoding DNA-directed RNA polymerase, alpha subunit, N terminal domain containing protein, putative, with product MPGNVRLEASGVKPIFETEEHSSGRKVIDEIKNIKIKFIKNTRCHAIAEIEGLNVTIANAIRRILLAEVPTLAIESVHIYQNTGVIQDEVLAHRLGLVPFDCDPDLIPFRNIEDISGKNSVCFHLKVKCTRADLGDRPNLPIYSRDLKWVPLSTEQAELFKDHPPKPIHDDILLTKLSPGQEIDLKAYLEKGIGKTHAKWSPVCTAVYRFKPEITFSEEPLDANEVEELVQICPMGVFGAENGVFCDSNVRINYRAHYTDKAIQLHVVPRMRREVSPTVSVESTGAVPSGKLFLKAIGVLKEKTQKLKRRMADTLSYTL from the exons ATGCCGGGAAATGTCAGACTCGAGGCCTCAGGAGTTAAGCCAATCTTCGAAACGGAAGAGCACTCGTCCGGCCGCAAAGTCATCGATGAAATAAAGAACATCAAAATCAAGTTCATCAAAAACACAAGGTGCCACGCTATCGCAGAAATTGAGGGACTCAACGTCACTATCGCAAACGCCATACGCAGGATTCTACTGGCCGAAGTGCCGACACTCGCCATAGAAAGCGTCCAT ATATATCAGAACACCGGCGTCATCCAGGACGAAGTCCTTGCCCACCGACTAGGTTTAGTGCCGTTCGACTGCGACCCCGACCTGATCCCGTTTAGAA ATATCGAAGATATCAGTGGAAAGAACAGCGTATGCTTCCATCTCAAAGTAAAGTGCACCCGAGCAGACTTGGGGGACAGGCCGAATCTGCCAA TTTACTCCAGGGACCTGAAGTGGGTCCCTCTGTCGACGGAACAGGCTGAGCTATTTAAAGATCACCCACCCAAACCCATACATGACGACATACTGCTCACCAAACTCTCGCCAGGGCAG GAAATCGACCTAAAGGCCTACCTCGAGAAGGGTATCGGGAAGACGCACGCCAAGTGGTCGCCAGTATGCACTGCTGTCTATCGCTTCAAGCCCGAAATCACCTTCTCGGAGGAGCCGCTTGACGCCAATGAAGTCGAGGAGCTCGTGCAAATATGTCCTATGGGAGTGTTCGGTGCCGAAAACGGTGTGTTCTGCGATTCAAACGTACGCATCAATTACAGGGCGCATTACACAGATAAGGCCATACAACTGCACGTCGTGCCGCGCATGCGTAGAGAGGTTTCCCCGACGG TTTCGGTCGAGTCGACAGGAGCCGTGCCCAGCGGGAAGCTCTTCCTCAAGGCCATTGGCGTGCTTAAGGAAAAGACGCAAAAGCTGAAGCGACGCATGGCAGACACACTCAGTTACACGCTGTGA
- a CDS encoding Nucleus export protein, putative: protein MEEFSNNGGAPDIGDTLTELSALTLSSRDYDNSQSGNSTGTSGAQRNNDHKSRDIYESNEDVLFVGTNIRVKTDRDEQRCNKYDTGYQTSDPAHTDALPLPYRNDTIYDNYNNSNGTLDCNNAGGDPAVGNMYTHSMDSTAAGDSGNADGDEITTVLKMPCYSEEKPQTGFLLNFFRRKGAKATLKSIVKGKPVYNKVIDLDADSTTPCEYEDVNDALRQIVSTRSAGRAESVSGSVSNGSSTSNRRRRYHHNDHHHRHDHVSHRPYPYQPVVSVARMEPAQMGRFDFYGPGVTHKTDSAEYQPMTPDLFNGWVRAFFNVAVTTVLLYLGLVFILAISRDIGNGLEKRRQMVKAEAMLCQELYRKNKCRTVNVPALEQQCRDWEACMYKDAILYDDTSFLSAEVLGGVINKFVSQLDVRTVGIVIAAFLALFVGSNCALSMSGSPRQSRPGWFRRLFSRNRQPQDGSDILQGNGFATNPQVMHVMHNPYLQPNYCLMGNYPYVDNRYHSPTPPSTSLNYYNDKPDDEASWSTKSGPTTAWKRRFTSTWVDQN from the coding sequence ATGGAGGAATTTTCGAATAATGGAGGGGCCCCTGATATCGGTGATACCCTAACCGAGCTGAGCGCCCTTACCCTGTCGTCACGGGATTATGACAATTCGCAGAGCGGGAATTCTACGGGAACAAGTGGCGCTCAAAGAAATAATGATCATAAGAGCCGGGATATCTATGAGTCGAACGAGGACGTGCTGTTTGTCGGTACCAATATACGCGTGAAGACAGATCGCGACGAACAGCGCTGCAACAAATACGACACAGGCTATCAAACATCGGATCCCGCACACACTGATGCATTGCCTCTACCGTACCGCAATGATACGATCTATGATAATTACAACAATTCAAACGGGACACTAGACTGCAATAACGCAGGCGGGGATCCTGCGGTTGGCAATATGTATACGCATAGCATGGATAGTACTGCAGCAGGAGACTCTGGTAACGCGGATGGGGATGAAATCACTACGGTATTAAAGATGCCGTGTTATTCCGAGGAGAAGCCACAAACGGGTTTCTTACTTAATTTTTTTCGACGGAAAGGGGCAAAGGCCACCTTAAAGTCAATTGTCAAGGGCAAGCCTGTCTACAACAAAGTTATTGATCTGGATGCGGATTCCACCACACCGTGTGAGTATGAAGACGTCAACGATGCGCTGAGACAGATCGTTAGCACCAGGTCGGCCGGGAGAGCGGAGTCGGTTAGCGGATCCGTATCCAACGGCTCCTCCACGTCGAACCGGAGAAGGAGGTATCACCACAACGATCATCACCATAGGCACGACCATGTTTCCCACAGGCCATATCCGTACCAGCCCGTTGTAAGCGTGGCGCGGATGGAGCCTGCCCAGATGGGTCGGTTTGATTTCTACGGCCCGGGAGTGACGCACAAGACCGATTCTGCCGAGTATCAGCCGATGACTCCCGACCTTTTCAACGGGTGGGTACGCGCATTTTTCAACGTCGCAGTAACGACGGTGCTTCTGTACTTGGGGTTGGTGTTTATACTTGCAATAAGCCGTGACATTGGCAATGGTTTGGAAAAGAGACGGCAAATGGTCAAGGCGGAAGCTATGTTGTGCCAGGAGCTCTACAGGAAGAACAAGTGCAGAACTGTTAATGTCCCAGCTTTGGAACAGCAGTGTCGAGACTGGGAGGCGTGTATGTACAAGGACGCCATTCTCTACGACGACACCTCGTTCTTGTCTGCCGAGGTCCTAGGTGGAGTAATCAACAAATTTGTATCGCAACTGGATGTACGCACAGTCGGCATAGTGATCGCAGCGTTTTTGGCGCTTTTTGTTGGCAGCAATTGCGCCCTCTCAATGTCTGGTTCCCCAAGGCAGTCGAGACCCGGATGGTTCAGGAGGTTGTTCAGCAGAAATAGACAGCCTCAAGATGGTTCTGACATCCTTCAAGGAAATGGGTTCGCAACCAACCCCCAGGTCATGCATGTTATGCATAACCCCTATCTACAGCCAAACTACTGTCTCATGGGAAACTACCCGTATGTTGACAACAGGTACCACTCGCCTACGCCACCATCGACGTCTCTAAACTACTACAACGACAAGCCAGACGACGAAGCGTCGTGGTCAACAAAGTCTGGGCCAACAACAGCGTGGAAACGCCGTTTCACGTCAACCTGGGTTGACCAGAATTAG
- a CDS encoding isy1-like splicing family protein, putative, protein MARNSEKANAMLNRWLRVKSGLSMHDINLMRRPRHTSEVEDVRTAEHWRNLVVKDVMISISRIQNASLGEYAIRDLNDEINRLIGLRKRWDERVIELGGPDQRALSSSIENAHGAELKVGGGGYRYFGAAKNLPGVRELFEKQESDQRMADTYVTRAELYRMINPDYYGFRDDEDGHLSRAEAEMERSLHRAHLAEVGELNLDPADLEHDDLEWDESLREIIAEYLDTKPKRVDPGLDTA, encoded by the coding sequence ATGGCGAGGAATTCGGAGAAGGCGAACGCCATGCTCAACAGATGGCTGCGTGTCAAAAGCGGCTTGTCGATGCACGACATCAACTTGATGCGGAGGCCTCGCCACACCTCGGAGGTGGAGGACGTGCGAACTGCCGAGCACTGGCGCAACCTGGTGGTCAAGGATGTCATGATCTCGATTTCGCGCATCCAGAACGCAAGCTTGGGCGAGTATGCGATCAGGGATCTCAACGATGAGATCAACCGTTTGATCGGTTTGCGCAAGCGCTGGGACGAGAGAGTCATCGAGTTGGGTGGACCGGATCAGCGTGCCCTCTCTTCCTCCATCGAGAATGCACATGGAGCTGAGCTAAAGGTGGGAGGCGGCGGTTACCGCTATTTCGGAGCCGCTAAGAACCTACCGGGTGTACGCGAACTATTTGAGAAGCAGGAGAGTGACCAGAGGATGGCAGACACTTACGTGACGCGTGCAGAACTGTATCGCATGATAAATCCAGACTACTACGGTTTCCgtgacgacgaggacgGGCATCTGTCCAGGGCAGAGGCGGAAATGGAGCGTTCGTTGCATCGAGCACACCTGGCTGAGGTGGGTGAATTAAACCTGGACCCAGCCGACCTGGAGCACGATGACCTAGAATGGGATGAGTCTCTTAGGGAGATAATTGCCGAATATCTGGATACTAAACCAAAACGTGTGGATCCGGGATTGGATACGGCCTGA
- a CDS encoding WD 40 repeat domain containing protein,putative — MAEDSENKADFEPRDADKTAAPSMPVWKDDDDDVEDDLGGSAVTSEPDWVAKRRRELLETDGKGELDASSALTGKLAKVKPSSRTSGVRFRIDRQGDSRFNISVDGGIAQVGFDQGCSVLAVLGRRSKSVLLYEVDRHRSEGKYFRLKGEMSSPATSGEAVSSFAFSDEGKSMLLVTNRKNVMKYDMNQNSTLRISSLTNPRTESRYSRVHTPPASDDEAASVFALSCSDHGGVLLCDARSNAIIHHFQMNAVSVGVGFHYRAGVVITADKDANIYEWDLATGRCVHKFKDDHSLHLTSFAISPGAHEEFSRHAFVAAGSQMGFLNLFPLLPGAAEGDEERSCIKRALLKSYGNLSTPITSIAADDSGKFIAYGSEHKKNALRIIHNPSGCVVGNWPTENVGIGRVTDMAFASRFSTLAVGNRAGRVQFFRILTS, encoded by the exons ATGGCAGAAG ACAGTGAGAACAAAGCCGACTTTGAGCCGCGCGATGCCGATAAAACGGCCGCGCCATCAATGCCAGTTTGGaaggacgacgatgacgacgtGGAGGATGACCTTGGCGGCTCTGCGGTTACATCTGAACCTGACTGGGTGGCTAAGCGTCGTCGTGAGCTGTTGGAAACCGACGGCAAAGGCGAACTAGACGcctccagcgccttgacgGGGAAGTTGGCAAAGGTGAAACCCAGCAGTCGCACGTCCGGAGTGCGTTTCCGCATAGACCGACAGGGCGATTCGCGCTTCAACATCTCCGTAGa TGGGGGAATCGCTCAAGTTGGTTTTGACCAAGGATGCTCCGTCTTAGCAGTGCTTGGTCGCCGATCTAAGTCGGTCCTCCTCTACGAGGTGGATCGCCATCGCAGCGAGGGTAAATACTTCCGCCTTAAGGGCGAGATGTCTTCTCCCGCCACCTCTGGTGAAGCCGTTTCGAGTTTCGCGTTCTCGGACGAGGGCAAGAGCATGCTCCTCGTCACGAACCGAAAAAACGTGATGAAGTACGACATGAACCAAAA CTCCACGTTACGCATTTCGAGTCTTACCAACCCCCGCACCGAGAGCAGGTACAGCCGCGTGCATACTCCACCCGCGTCTGACGATGAAGCGGCGTCTGTGTTCGCGCTGAGCTGCTCGGACCACGGCGGAGTCTTGCTATGCGATGCGCGCTCCAATGCGATCATCCACCACTTCCAGATGAACGCGGTTTCAGTG GGGGTCGGTTTTCATTATCGCGCTGGTGTCGTGATTACGGCTGACAAGGACGCTAAT ATTTATGAGTGGGATTTGGCCACCGGCCGCTGCGTTCACAAGTTCAAGGACGACCACTCACTCCACCTGACTAGCTTCGCAATATCGCCAGGTGCTCACGAGGAGTTCAGTCGCCACGCGTTTGTAGCAGCGGGGTCACAGATGGGTTTCTTGAACCTGTTCCCGCTGCTGCCTGGAGCGGCCGAGGGCGACGAGGAGCGGTCGTGCATAAAGCGCGCCCTCCTGAAGAGCTACGGCAACCTGTCCACCCCTATCACCAGCATAGCGGCCGACGACAGCGGCAAATTTATCGCGTACGGCTCGGAGCACAAGAAGAACGCTTTGCGCATCATCCACAACCCAAGCGGCTGCGTCGTCGGCAACTGGCCGACAGAAAATGTTGGCATCGGGCGCGTGACAGACATGGCATTCGCATCGCGattcagcactttggctgTCGGTAACCGTGCGGGCCGCGTGCAGTTTTTCCGCATCCTAACAAGTTAG
- a CDS encoding anti-silencing protein, ASF1-like family protein, putative, whose protein sequence is MSLVNVTNITVANNVCPVTAPLVFQIEFECLEDLKHDVEWKVIYVTSDGTGYVTGEQEPIDVAHSRDGEIVLDAVCLGPVCRGILEFEFRVSPPDFTRLNPAGILGMQAVLVTANYCDQEFIRIGYYTNNCYDDPLLRECPPDVPNIDKMVRCIIDQPRVTRFPIKWDSDIVVDPEGNDISQVIDDNPEENNTDGEEEDEEEYDDEGEDDEKDEEETKPDTAAENNGVGESGSLAPESGDVNKDFEETNGQQTNTSGDVDVAASSEVPADAGIDVGEADMAANENDVKLDDTTESSRSDSGSDDIDDSYTSYDASDEAYGYDLVGISVRPDFDSTADGEADNEADSNESSEDTDSDAIQRTDEQMGMSGEGSSEETGSRFRMEGDLTEDGVAVKRTVREVMTEGSEEDGKVRRVSPLVTVSTVTSITDVQ, encoded by the exons ATGTCGCTGGTCAACGTGACCAACATAACAGTCGCGAACAACGTCTGCCCGGTGACGGCGCCGTTGGTGTTCCAAATCGAATTCGAATGCCTGGAGGACCTCAAGCACGACGTGGAGTGGAAGGTCATATACGTGACATCCGATGGAACGGGTTACGTCACTGGCGAGCAGGAGCCCATTGACGTCGCCCACTCCCGGGATGGAGAGATTGTGCTGGACGCTGTGTGTCTGGGACCGGTGTGCCGGGGAATCTTGGAGTTCGAGTTTAGGGTGTCGCCGCCAGATTTCACAAGG CTGAATCCGGCCGGGATACTGGGAATGCAGGCCGTGCTCGTGACGGCCAACTACTGCGACCAGGAGTTCATACGCATCGGATACTACACGAACAACTGCTACGACGACCCGCTTCTGCGGGAGTGTCCGCCGGACGTGCCCAACATCGACAAGATGGTGCGGTGCATCATCGACCAGCCCAGGGTCACCAGGTTCCCCATCAAATGGGACTCGGACATTGTAGTGGACCCTGAAGGCAACGACATCAGCCAAGTTATTGATGATAACCCAGAGGAAAACAATACCGACGGCGAGGAAGAGGATGAAGAGGAATATGACGACGAGGGCGAAGATGACGAGAAGGATGAAGAGGAAACGAAACCAGACACTGCAGCTGAGAACAACGGTGTCGGTGAATCGGGGAGTCTCGCGCCTGAAAGTGGCGATGTGAACAAGGATTTCGAGGAGACCAATGGCCAGCAAACAAATacaagcggcgatgtggacGTTGCGGCATCGAGTGAAGTGCCCGCAGACGCCGGAATCGATGTTGGAGAAGCGGATATGGCTGcaaacgaaaatgacgtTAAGCTAGATGACACGACGGAATCTAGTCGCTCTGActccggcagcgatgacatagacGATTCCTATACCAGTTATGATGCTTCGGATGAAGCGTACGGGTATGACCTTGTCGGTATAAGTGTTCGCCCCGATTTTGATAGCACCGCCGATGGCGAGGCCGACAACGAAGCGGACAGCAACGAATCTTCCGAGGACACAGATAGCGATGCTATCCAGAGGACAGACGAACAAATGGGAATGTCGGGAGAGGGTAGTTCCGAAGAAACCGGTTCCAGATTTAGGATGGAAGGCGACCTGACAGAGGACGGCGTGGCAGTGAAACGCACCGTAAGAGAGGTCATGACAGAAGGTTCAGAAGAGGATGGCAAGGTTAGACGCGTTTCGCCCCTCGTGACGGTCTCGACTGTCACCTCGATAACGGACGTGCAATGA